The following are encoded together in the Drosophila biarmipes strain raj3 chromosome 3L, RU_DBia_V1.1, whole genome shotgun sequence genome:
- the LOC108028264 gene encoding protein new-glue 1-like translates to MKFLFVVALIALAVQVAYSASSSTTTTTTAATTTTTTTDATTTTTASSTHKRCWKGNNWCHTRIPKRKCKHPKRCHKTVVIVTHKKG, encoded by the coding sequence ATGAAGTTCCTCTTCGTGGTTGCCCTTATCGCACTGGCCGTTCAGGTGGCCTATTCTGCATCTTCCTCAACAACCACAACTACAACCGCTGCAACCACtacaaccaccaccaccgatGCCACAACCACCACAACTGCCTCCTCCACCCACAAGCGCTGTTGGAAGGGCAACAACTGGTGCCACACCCGCATCCCCAAGCGGAAGTGCAAGCACCCGAAGAGGTGCCACAAGACCGTCGTCATCGTGACCCACAAGAAAGGATAA